The Deltaproteobacteria bacterium genome window below encodes:
- a CDS encoding CBS domain-containing protein: protein MPADAMPLVMEVMTREVFAVAPDTSLETAARLLTERRVSGAPVIDAQHRVVGVISLSDLADPDRTPSEDPGYPVFYRVTDGWTDELGDHAWSRPGCVRDLMTAAVISVPADATVVEAANRMLQLGVHRLLVVHGERLSGVVSTVDLLRAFARLHGGDG from the coding sequence ATGCCCGCCGATGCGATGCCCCTGGTGATGGAAGTGATGACCCGTGAGGTCTTCGCGGTCGCCCCTGACACGAGCCTCGAGACTGCGGCGCGCCTGCTGACCGAGCGCCGCGTCAGCGGCGCGCCGGTGATCGACGCGCAACATCGCGTCGTCGGGGTCATCAGCCTCTCCGATCTCGCCGATCCCGATCGCACGCCGTCGGAGGATCCCGGCTACCCCGTGTTCTACCGCGTCACCGACGGCTGGACCGACGAACTCGGCGACCACGCGTGGTCACGGCCAGGCTGCGTGCGCGATCTGATGACCGCGGCGGTGATCTCGGTGCCCGCGGACGCCACGGTGGTGGAGGCCGCGAATCGCATGCTGCAGCTCGGTGTGCATCGCCTGCTGGTGGTGCACGGCGAGCGGCTCTCGGGTGTCGTCAGCACCGTCGATCTGCTGCGGGCGTTCGCGCGTCTGCACGGCGGCGACGGGTGA
- a CDS encoding response regulator transcription factor yields the protein MTPTGEHNAAVQVLVVEDDENLRLALADNLTEEGYGVHAVAGAAAALQAAAVRSFAVVVLDIMLPDGDGYSICKQLRQAGCQAGILMLTARTLEDDIVRGFDSGADDYLAKPYRFRELLARVGALARRGSSAAAPAPTARPDRIADISIDRKARVVTRGGKEIELTRTEFDLLVCLVDHVGEALARETILDRVWGTGIVVEQRTVDNFISSLKRKLGWREGCGFNIRAVRGIGYRFDVERRS from the coding sequence ATGACGCCCACCGGCGAACACAACGCGGCCGTGCAGGTCCTGGTCGTCGAGGACGACGAGAACCTGCGACTCGCCCTGGCCGACAACCTCACCGAGGAGGGCTACGGCGTGCACGCGGTCGCCGGGGCCGCGGCTGCGCTGCAGGCCGCCGCGGTGCGCAGCTTCGCGGTGGTCGTGCTCGACATCATGCTGCCCGACGGCGACGGCTACTCGATCTGCAAGCAGCTACGTCAGGCCGGCTGCCAGGCCGGCATCCTGATGCTGACCGCACGCACGCTGGAGGACGACATCGTGCGCGGCTTCGACTCCGGCGCGGACGACTACCTCGCGAAGCCCTACCGCTTCCGCGAGCTTCTCGCGCGGGTCGGCGCGTTGGCTCGGCGCGGCAGCTCGGCAGCCGCACCCGCCCCGACCGCACGACCTGACCGCATCGCCGACATCAGCATCGATCGCAAGGCCCGCGTCGTGACCCGCGGCGGCAAGGAGATCGAGCTCACCCGCACCGAGTTCGACCTGCTGGTATGTCTGGTCGATCACGTCGGCGAGGCGCTCGCGCGCGAGACCATCCTCGATCGCGTGTGGGGCACCGGCATCGTCGTCGAGCAGCGCACGGTCGACAACTTCATCTCCAGCCTCAAGCGCAAGCTCGGCTGGCGCGAGGGGTGCGGCTTCAACATCCGCGCGGTTCGAGGGATCGGCTACCGCTTCGACGTCGAGCGCCGCTCGTGA
- a CDS encoding HAMP domain-containing histidine kinase, protein MRRLLPTLLVLSTGLLTLLWGLASLQGIFVAERDQATARVDAERGALQEYARRTLEQLLEGELHPAEDEISRALDDPLAATADLLLVVDGRQRFPRPVSFALGDATPARSLYLALRGGYEIAVPDKTSPWAERLQLHRELHEAMRGGGHGPIERAFRNLLRHRTRYVIDSTLDLPSMIAALDELVDRAAPNLTLLGALLRSGLRDGGIVVVEGLQPALLRRRDRFTEADFRFLAERVAALSERAGTEVTDFRDRMAEPLSTPLRMPVALDGPSLVLGGRWYARTDAYGAVVGTAVDVDALMAVIDEQMRGRALIEPDDRLDMPVLTDPIVPIASLPIQVTSPRFAAGIAQAGDNYRIKSVFLVGSFGLALVAVVLATVLASRKQRFVELKNDFVATVSHELRTPLASLRLMAETIERRTAGLPAARDYPTRMIREIDDLNFLVENILSFNRLDKGRWRPRPELVDLAALVEDVGRELQQWSSKRVTVTVHQLERAWLRADPELLRLLLRNLGKNACSYCAHDDVELKVDAVIARRGLRRVFRVTVRDNGVGIPRRDHRRIFDDFYRGHGMQRSRGSGLGLAICRKTMIAHGGTIRIVESSSAGTTFALEFPRSLLRED, encoded by the coding sequence ATGCGACGGCTGCTGCCGACGCTGCTGGTGCTCTCGACCGGCCTGCTGACCCTACTGTGGGGCCTGGCCTCGCTGCAGGGCATCTTCGTCGCGGAGCGCGACCAGGCCACCGCACGCGTCGATGCCGAGCGCGGCGCGCTGCAGGAGTACGCGCGGCGGACCCTGGAGCAGCTGCTCGAGGGTGAGCTCCACCCGGCCGAAGACGAGATCAGCCGCGCGCTCGACGATCCACTCGCGGCAACCGCCGACCTGCTGCTGGTGGTCGACGGCCGCCAGCGCTTCCCACGGCCGGTCAGCTTTGCCTTGGGCGACGCGACCCCCGCGCGCTCGCTCTACCTCGCGCTGCGCGGTGGCTACGAGATCGCGGTGCCGGACAAGACGTCGCCGTGGGCCGAGCGCCTGCAGCTGCACCGCGAGCTGCACGAGGCCATGCGCGGCGGCGGACACGGTCCGATCGAGCGCGCGTTTCGCAACCTGCTGCGGCACCGCACCCGCTACGTCATCGACAGCACGCTCGACCTGCCATCGATGATCGCCGCACTCGACGAGTTGGTCGACCGCGCGGCGCCCAACCTCACGCTGCTCGGTGCACTGTTGCGTAGCGGTCTGCGCGACGGCGGCATCGTCGTGGTCGAGGGTCTGCAGCCGGCGCTGCTACGGCGACGAGACCGCTTCACCGAGGCCGACTTCCGCTTCCTCGCCGAGCGCGTCGCGGCGCTGTCGGAACGCGCCGGCACCGAGGTCACGGATTTCCGTGATCGCATGGCCGAGCCGCTCAGCACCCCGCTGCGCATGCCGGTCGCACTCGACGGTCCCTCGCTGGTGTTGGGCGGGCGCTGGTACGCGCGCACCGACGCCTACGGCGCGGTGGTCGGCACCGCGGTCGATGTCGACGCGCTCATGGCCGTGATCGACGAGCAGATGCGGGGCCGTGCGCTCATCGAGCCCGACGACCGCCTCGACATGCCGGTGCTCACCGATCCGATCGTGCCCATCGCCAGCCTGCCGATCCAGGTCACGTCGCCGCGCTTCGCCGCGGGCATCGCCCAGGCCGGCGACAACTACCGCATCAAGAGCGTGTTCCTGGTGGGTAGCTTCGGCCTCGCGCTGGTCGCGGTCGTGCTCGCGACCGTGCTGGCCTCGCGCAAGCAGCGGTTCGTCGAGCTCAAGAACGACTTCGTGGCGACGGTCTCCCACGAGCTCCGCACGCCGCTGGCGTCGCTGCGGCTCATGGCCGAGACCATCGAGCGCCGCACCGCCGGCCTACCGGCGGCGCGCGACTACCCGACGCGGATGATCCGCGAGATCGACGACCTCAACTTCCTGGTCGAGAACATCCTGTCGTTCAACCGCCTCGACAAGGGTCGGTGGCGCCCTCGTCCAGAGCTGGTCGATCTCGCCGCGCTGGTCGAGGACGTCGGTCGCGAGCTGCAGCAGTGGTCCAGCAAGCGTGTCACCGTCACGGTGCACCAGCTCGAGCGCGCGTGGCTACGGGCGGATCCCGAGCTGCTGCGCCTGTTGCTGCGCAACCTCGGCAAGAACGCGTGCAGCTACTGTGCACACGACGACGTCGAGCTGAAGGTCGACGCCGTCATCGCTCGCCGTGGCCTGCGTCGCGTCTTCCGCGTGACGGTGCGGGACAACGGCGTCGGCATCCCCCGACGCGATCACCGACGCATCTTCGACGACTTCTACCGTGGCCACGGCATGCAGCGCTCCCGCGGCAGTGGCCTGGGTCTCGCCATCTGCCGCAAGACCATGATCGCCCACGGCGGCACCATCCGCATCGTCGAGAGCAGCAGCGCGGGCACGACCTTTGCGTTGGAGTTCCCGCGCTCGCTGCTACGGGAGGACTGA
- a CDS encoding von Willebrand factor type A domain-containing protein — protein sequence MGRHRHAALAGLLSLAACSRSSPPNAAARTEVEAGSPGAVTIGRTRAPLRPRAPGAATAASSTSKDPPLDAAAPVLPPAALTETYFKHYGINPTIDTEEESISSFALDVDTASYTLARAYLDRGEMPEESAIRVEEFLNAIDYRYPLPEREDFALYTDLVPSGHRNGYYVLHVGLRAREVAGKDRAPANLVFVVDVSSSMALDARLRLVQDALASLTSRLGPRDRLALVSYGSTAEIVLEPTAGDRTDVILAAIDKLAPAGSTDVDAGLRLGYELATKGMIDGGINRVLLFSDGVVTSGPKAAEELLDHVAEAAQRGVNISTLGVGVDNYDDVLLEQLADRGNGNYEYLDRLGEAERVLVRNLTGTLQVIARDAKLQLEFDAASVARYRLLGYENRGLSSDAFASENTDAGEIGPGHAVTALYELQFRGEPTAPFGRLRLRYRQPHTGLAREVIQPLAMRPDPSSPGSDATRCALVVAALAEKLRGSYWVRDLPWRQIQEWYLALDEAWRGRTEIAELGHLIDTAARIDRRLPVPDRDVAGSQLDFDRMPVLQ from the coding sequence ATGGGTCGACATCGCCACGCCGCCCTCGCGGGCCTGCTCTCGCTGGCCGCATGCTCGCGGTCATCGCCGCCCAACGCGGCGGCGCGGACCGAGGTCGAGGCGGGGTCGCCGGGCGCTGTCACCATCGGGCGCACGCGGGCACCGCTGCGACCACGCGCGCCCGGGGCCGCGACCGCGGCCAGCTCGACGAGCAAGGACCCCCCGCTCGACGCCGCCGCGCCGGTGCTCCCGCCGGCGGCGTTGACCGAGACCTACTTCAAGCACTACGGCATCAACCCGACCATCGACACCGAGGAGGAGTCGATCTCGAGCTTCGCCCTCGACGTCGACACCGCCTCGTACACGCTCGCGCGCGCCTATCTCGACCGCGGTGAGATGCCAGAGGAGTCCGCGATCCGCGTGGAGGAGTTCCTCAACGCCATCGACTACCGCTATCCCCTGCCCGAGCGCGAGGATTTCGCGCTCTACACCGATCTGGTGCCGTCTGGGCATCGCAACGGCTACTACGTGCTGCACGTGGGCCTGCGCGCCCGCGAGGTCGCCGGCAAGGACCGGGCCCCCGCCAACCTGGTGTTCGTGGTCGACGTCTCGTCGTCGATGGCGCTCGATGCCCGCCTGCGACTCGTGCAGGACGCGTTGGCATCGCTCACCTCGCGCCTGGGTCCGCGCGATCGCCTGGCGCTGGTCTCGTACGGGAGCACCGCCGAGATCGTCCTCGAGCCGACGGCGGGGGATCGCACCGACGTCATCCTCGCGGCGATCGACAAGCTCGCACCGGCCGGCTCGACCGACGTCGACGCCGGCCTGCGCCTGGGCTACGAGCTCGCGACCAAGGGCATGATCGACGGCGGCATCAACCGCGTGCTGCTGTTCTCGGACGGCGTGGTCACCTCGGGGCCGAAGGCCGCCGAAGAGCTGCTCGATCACGTGGCCGAGGCCGCGCAGCGCGGCGTGAACATCTCCACGCTCGGCGTCGGCGTCGACAACTACGACGACGTGCTGCTCGAGCAGCTCGCCGACCGTGGCAACGGCAACTACGAGTACCTCGATCGCCTCGGCGAGGCCGAGCGGGTGCTGGTGCGCAACCTGACCGGCACCCTGCAGGTCATCGCCCGCGACGCGAAGCTGCAGCTCGAGTTCGATGCCGCCTCGGTCGCCCGCTATCGCCTGTTGGGTTACGAGAACCGCGGACTCTCGTCCGACGCATTCGCGAGCGAGAACACCGACGCCGGCGAAATCGGCCCCGGTCACGCCGTGACCGCGCTCTACGAGCTGCAGTTCCGCGGCGAGCCCACTGCGCCGTTCGGGCGCCTGCGGCTGCGCTACCGCCAGCCGCACACCGGCCTGGCGCGGGAAGTGATCCAACCGCTCGCGATGCGACCCGACCCGTCCTCACCCGGTAGCGACGCGACCCGCTGCGCGCTCGTGGTGGCCGCACTGGCCGAGAAGCTGCGCGGCTCCTACTGGGTGCGCGACCTGCCCTGGCGGCAGATCCAGGAGTGGTACCTGGCGCTCGACGAGGCCTGGCGCGGGCGCACCGAGATCGCCGAGCTCGGTCACCTGATCGACACCGCGGCGCGCATCGACCGACGCCTCCCCGTCCCCGATCGCGACGTCGCCGGCTCGCAGCTGGACTTCGACCGCATGCCGGTGCTGCAGTAG
- a CDS encoding DUF4281 domain-containing protein, whose product MSAVFDAMALLVMPLWFAMILLPTRRITARLLSSPWVLAPIAAVYVALVLPELPSVLPLVMRPRLDTIARLLGTERGATIAWAHFLAFDAFVGRWAWADARARGMSPWLGSPILFFVLMLGPLGLTLHLLLRPRARAGEAAAL is encoded by the coding sequence ATGAGCGCGGTCTTCGACGCGATGGCGCTGTTGGTGATGCCGCTGTGGTTCGCGATGATCCTGCTGCCGACCCGGCGCATCACGGCGCGGCTGTTGTCGTCGCCGTGGGTCCTGGCCCCGATCGCAGCGGTCTACGTCGCGCTGGTGCTACCGGAGCTACCGAGCGTGCTGCCGTTGGTGATGCGCCCGCGGCTCGACACGATCGCACGGCTGCTGGGCACCGAGCGCGGGGCCACGATCGCGTGGGCGCACTTCCTGGCGTTCGATGCCTTCGTGGGGCGTTGGGCGTGGGCCGACGCGCGTGCGCGCGGCATGTCGCCGTGGCTGGGCTCGCCGATCCTCTTCTTCGTGCTCATGCTCGGGCCGCTGGGGTTGACGCTGCACCTGCTGCTGCGACCCCGCGCCCGCGCCGGCGAGGCCGCGGCGCTCTAA
- a CDS encoding TetR/AcrR family transcriptional regulator — protein sequence MPARRPATARVRVDLRLAILDAAAKLLAQGGPEALSVRRVAEQVGASTMVVYTHFHDKQGLVDAVLEHAFAGFAGALAAVEVADPWQHLRALGHAYRSFASARPDAYRLLFERCEPSVAVPGSAARAFEALTVAIAKVMAALDRPARDIEPFALDVWAATHGIVQLELAGVIPAERADATFEHMLDFIVAGLRG from the coding sequence GTGCCGGCCCGACGTCCCGCGACCGCCCGCGTCCGCGTGGATCTGCGGCTGGCGATCCTCGACGCCGCCGCCAAGCTGCTCGCGCAGGGCGGCCCCGAGGCGCTGTCGGTGCGGCGCGTGGCCGAGCAGGTCGGCGCGTCGACGATGGTCGTGTACACCCACTTCCACGACAAGCAAGGCCTGGTCGACGCGGTGCTCGAGCACGCGTTCGCGGGCTTCGCCGGCGCGCTCGCAGCGGTCGAGGTCGCGGACCCGTGGCAGCACCTTCGCGCGCTGGGCCACGCCTACCGCAGCTTCGCCAGCGCCCGCCCCGACGCCTATCGGCTGCTGTTCGAGCGCTGCGAACCGAGCGTCGCGGTGCCGGGCTCGGCCGCGCGTGCGTTCGAAGCCCTCACGGTCGCGATCGCCAAGGTGATGGCCGCGCTCGACCGACCAGCCCGCGACATCGAGCCCTTCGCGCTCGACGTATGGGCCGCGACCCACGGCATCGTCCAGCTCGAGCTCGCCGGTGTGATCCCGGCCGAGCGCGCCGACGCGACCTTCGAGCACATGCTCGACTTCATCGTCGCCGGACTCCGCGGCTAG
- a CDS encoding protein kinase produces MSVVPGIRRLRPDVDEVEDAVRLARLRAQLLEQDDAAVRMGRFILLTPIGRGGMGTVYEAYDPQLERKVAIKLLRSVDDDTRDALLEEGRTLARLMHPNVVTVYEVGSHDGHSFVVMELLRGPNLRAWMQAGADGRRAWPQVVDVFLAAAHGLAAAHAAGIRHGDVKPDNIVIGDDGRTRVVDFGIARSTAAGSETEAAAGTPPYMAPEQIEGRAVDARADQYGLCASLYEVLQGRRAAAWPPRFEGRVPPWLQRIVVRGTAPEPADRFASLDELAQALARGRRSRTRQVLLTGAVAAGALALGLQLRAPAEDPCAAIELDLPNEAAHAEPRMLAHLAQLRVLATDLCVAEHAAPEARPELLSARRSCVDEAIAVTREALLSHDVPPLVWPYALDGLETMARCDDPALLRLRPASPEDPQLRERVAAIDWAMQVASAQAAAGFAETALDGLQRLRDELDPSAVAHRDAGLRLLESRIGLQEARPIAADELRAVLWSSIAADNLADAVQVAALLHAVVAEREGVTAAATWFELAEALLHRAGDPAPLWAALWRAHARAMSATDRHADAEAALSKAAEYTDPADLDAELALLREVASSSGLARRWHDAEEAYARAIALHRFRHGDAHPGVLELQLEHALALAGSARSDDAIAALDGVIERLTATAGADHGRTLRARTARCIVIGGAQGPAVEEACLAVLADDYARTGRTRRAAALQLDRATLLTTLGQHDAAATILRTMLANDAAPWPKLRITAALARVEFAAGRRASGLALLGERLTNADDRSDVADAARLTEVDLLLQAGEVERAASALQRARELAVGSPIAFVGWRGMIEAAQGRRADAIADLETGLLMSQVDVDTLGPFAQRLAELRAELDPTDPRVREAAEIAIDLFEYAPATAARASALRGWLAALPQPPA; encoded by the coding sequence ATGTCGGTCGTGCCGGGCATCCGCCGGCTGCGTCCGGACGTCGACGAGGTCGAGGACGCGGTGCGGCTGGCGCGGCTGCGTGCGCAGCTGCTCGAGCAGGACGACGCCGCGGTCCGCATGGGCCGGTTCATCCTGCTGACGCCGATCGGGCGCGGCGGCATGGGCACGGTCTACGAAGCGTACGACCCCCAGCTCGAGCGCAAGGTCGCGATCAAGCTGCTGCGCTCGGTCGACGACGACACCCGTGACGCGCTGCTCGAGGAGGGCCGCACGCTCGCGCGGCTGATGCACCCCAACGTCGTCACGGTGTACGAGGTCGGTAGCCACGACGGCCACAGCTTCGTCGTGATGGAGTTGTTGCGCGGACCGAACCTCCGCGCGTGGATGCAGGCCGGCGCGGACGGGCGGCGCGCATGGCCGCAGGTCGTCGACGTGTTCTTGGCCGCCGCCCACGGCCTGGCGGCCGCCCACGCCGCCGGCATCCGCCACGGCGACGTGAAGCCCGACAACATCGTCATCGGCGACGACGGACGGACCCGCGTGGTCGACTTCGGCATCGCGCGCTCGACCGCGGCTGGGTCGGAGACCGAGGCGGCCGCCGGGACCCCGCCGTACATGGCCCCGGAGCAGATCGAAGGTCGCGCCGTCGATGCCCGCGCCGATCAGTACGGCCTGTGTGCGTCGCTCTACGAGGTCCTGCAAGGCCGTCGCGCCGCCGCGTGGCCCCCCCGGTTCGAGGGTCGCGTGCCGCCGTGGTTGCAACGCATCGTCGTGCGGGGCACCGCGCCTGAGCCTGCCGATCGCTTTGCGTCGCTCGACGAGCTCGCGCAGGCGCTCGCGCGGGGCCGTCGCAGCCGCACCCGGCAGGTGTTGCTCACCGGCGCCGTCGCGGCGGGTGCACTCGCGCTCGGGCTGCAGCTGCGCGCGCCCGCCGAGGACCCCTGCGCCGCGATCGAGCTCGACCTGCCGAACGAGGCCGCCCACGCCGAGCCCCGCATGCTCGCCCACCTCGCGCAGCTGCGGGTGCTGGCCACCGATCTGTGCGTCGCCGAGCACGCGGCCCCCGAGGCGCGGCCCGAGCTGTTGTCGGCGCGACGCAGCTGCGTCGACGAAGCGATCGCGGTCACCCGCGAGGCGCTGCTCAGCCACGACGTGCCGCCGCTGGTGTGGCCCTACGCGCTCGACGGGCTCGAGACGATGGCGCGATGCGACGATCCGGCGCTGCTGCGACTGCGGCCCGCGAGCCCCGAGGATCCGCAGCTGCGCGAGCGCGTTGCGGCGATCGACTGGGCCATGCAGGTGGCGTCGGCCCAGGCCGCGGCGGGGTTCGCCGAGACCGCGCTCGACGGCCTCCAGCGCCTGCGGGACGAGCTCGACCCGAGCGCCGTCGCCCATCGCGACGCGGGCCTGCGACTGCTGGAGAGCCGCATCGGCCTGCAGGAGGCGCGACCGATCGCCGCCGACGAGCTGCGCGCGGTGCTGTGGTCGTCGATCGCCGCCGACAACCTCGCCGACGCGGTACAGGTGGCCGCGCTGCTCCACGCGGTGGTGGCCGAGCGCGAAGGTGTCACGGCGGCCGCGACGTGGTTCGAGCTCGCCGAGGCGCTGCTGCACCGCGCCGGCGACCCCGCGCCGCTGTGGGCGGCGTTGTGGCGCGCGCATGCACGGGCGATGTCCGCGACCGACCGCCACGCCGACGCCGAGGCGGCGCTGTCGAAGGCGGCCGAGTACACCGACCCGGCCGACCTCGACGCCGAGCTGGCGCTGCTGCGCGAGGTCGCGTCGTCGAGTGGACTGGCGCGACGCTGGCACGACGCCGAGGAGGCCTACGCGCGCGCCATCGCCTTGCATCGCTTCCGCCACGGCGACGCTCACCCCGGCGTGCTCGAGCTGCAGCTCGAACACGCCCTGGCGCTCGCGGGCTCGGCCCGCTCCGACGACGCCATCGCAGCGCTCGACGGGGTGATCGAGCGGTTGACCGCGACCGCCGGAGCCGACCACGGTCGCACGCTGCGGGCCCGCACTGCCCGTTGCATCGTGATCGGCGGCGCGCAGGGCCCCGCGGTCGAGGAGGCCTGCCTGGCCGTGCTCGCCGACGACTACGCCCGCACCGGTCGCACGCGTCGCGCCGCCGCGCTGCAGCTCGACCGTGCCACGCTGCTGACCACGCTCGGCCAGCACGACGCGGCCGCGACGATCCTGCGCACGATGTTGGCCAACGACGCCGCGCCGTGGCCGAAGCTCCGCATCACGGCGGCGCTGGCCCGGGTCGAGTTCGCCGCGGGTCGTCGCGCATCGGGCCTCGCACTGCTGGGCGAACGGCTCACCAACGCCGACGATCGCAGCGACGTCGCCGATGCGGCACGGCTCACCGAGGTCGACCTCCTGCTGCAGGCGGGTGAGGTCGAGCGCGCCGCGTCTGCGCTCCAGCGCGCGCGCGAGCTCGCGGTCGGCAGCCCGATCGCGTTCGTCGGCTGGCGTGGCATGATCGAGGCCGCGCAGGGGCGACGCGCCGATGCGATCGCCGATCTCGAGACCGGCCTGCTGATGTCACAGGTCGACGTCGACACCCTGGGACCGTTCGCGCAGCGGCTCGCCGAGCTGCGCGCCGAGCTCGACCCCACCGACCCCCGGGTGCGCGAGGCCGCCGAGATCGCGATCGACCTGTTCGAGTACGCGCCCGCGACCGCGGCCCGGGCATCGGCGCTGCGCGGTTGGCTCGCCGCGCTGCCGCAGCCACCCGCTTGA